A stretch of the Bdellovibrio sp. 22V genome encodes the following:
- a CDS encoding ATP-binding cassette domain-containing protein: MAITLLQLQSGYKAFGSKSLFEDATFAVNEGEHVGVIGPNGAGKSTLFKILVDQEHLDQGIVTKSQQLRLGYLEQESDWNVDEKVEEYLAKNCIKPLWELKQFGLKLGLSEAHFQSHLKQLSGGYRMRVKLLYLIGQEPNLLLLDEPTNFLDLETLLVLESFLQEFKGAFLLISHDREFLRRVTDHILEVESGDIVKFPGSLDDYFEQKQMLNEILQKQILSQQAKRKSIMDFVTRFGAKATKARQAQSRLKALEKMEVIEMKAAPTHSHIHIPPASPTGKMILEVESVDCGYGDKVILQDVSLRLERGNHLGIVGLNGAGKSTLLKSLGEQIPLLRGSIKWGHQVSYSYFAQHTPESLNPNHTVLEAMAATAHKEVTQQDVLNIAGSLLFSGDTVQKKVRVLSGGEKSRVALGQILLQKSPLLLLDEPTNHLDFDTVEALTTALEKYEGTIVTVSHDRGFIGRVANKILEVNHGKLTLYPGTYDEYVWSLQKGFLADRVFDENSTSRGPVAKIDEAPKFNYKEERKRLEAAIKKAQKQIEDCDKKIADLGKKRDALNESLMNASGDKAAGLAKELHELSGSIENLEVLMLEAMEEQHRGEEELKSLVGS; the protein is encoded by the coding sequence ATGGCTATCACCCTTCTACAACTTCAATCTGGTTACAAAGCTTTCGGATCCAAGTCCCTCTTTGAGGACGCGACATTTGCGGTGAACGAGGGTGAACACGTTGGCGTTATCGGCCCCAACGGCGCCGGCAAATCCACACTTTTTAAAATTCTTGTCGATCAAGAACATCTGGATCAAGGCATCGTCACGAAATCCCAACAACTGCGCCTTGGTTATCTTGAGCAGGAGTCCGACTGGAACGTCGATGAAAAGGTTGAAGAGTATCTTGCGAAAAACTGCATCAAGCCTTTGTGGGAATTGAAACAGTTCGGCCTTAAACTGGGACTTAGCGAAGCGCACTTCCAATCGCATCTCAAGCAATTGAGCGGCGGCTATCGCATGCGCGTGAAACTTTTGTATCTTATCGGCCAAGAGCCCAATCTTTTGTTGCTGGATGAGCCGACAAACTTTCTTGATCTTGAAACGCTTCTAGTTTTGGAAAGCTTCCTTCAGGAATTCAAAGGCGCTTTTCTTTTGATCTCGCATGATCGCGAGTTTTTACGTCGCGTGACCGATCATATTCTTGAAGTGGAATCCGGCGATATCGTGAAATTCCCAGGTAGTCTTGATGACTATTTCGAGCAAAAGCAAATGCTCAACGAGATTTTGCAAAAACAAATTCTCAGCCAGCAGGCTAAACGTAAATCCATCATGGATTTCGTCACGCGCTTTGGCGCTAAGGCAACAAAAGCCCGTCAGGCGCAAAGCCGTTTGAAAGCGCTGGAGAAAATGGAAGTGATTGAAATGAAGGCGGCGCCGACGCATTCACATATCCATATTCCTCCCGCAAGCCCGACCGGAAAAATGATTCTTGAAGTTGAAAGCGTCGACTGCGGTTATGGCGATAAAGTCATTTTGCAAGACGTATCCTTGCGTCTAGAGCGCGGGAATCATCTAGGCATTGTCGGTCTCAATGGAGCTGGTAAATCCACTCTCTTGAAATCCCTGGGCGAGCAAATTCCTCTTCTTCGTGGCTCAATTAAATGGGGACATCAAGTTAGTTACTCTTATTTCGCTCAACACACGCCGGAATCTCTGAATCCCAATCATACGGTGTTGGAAGCGATGGCCGCGACGGCGCATAAAGAAGTTACACAGCAAGATGTGCTTAACATCGCCGGTAGTCTTTTGTTTTCCGGTGATACCGTTCAAAAGAAAGTCCGGGTTCTTTCCGGAGGTGAGAAGTCCCGCGTCGCTCTAGGACAAATCCTTTTGCAAAAATCGCCGCTGCTCTTGCTGGATGAGCCGACGAATCATCTTGATTTCGATACGGTGGAAGCGCTCACAACGGCTTTGGAAAAATATGAAGGCACGATTGTTACCGTCAGCCATGATCGTGGCTTTATCGGTCGCGTAGCGAATAAGATTCTTGAGGTCAATCACGGCAAGCTCACGCTTTATCCGGGAACTTATGACGAATACGTCTGGAGTTTGCAAAAAGGATTTTTAGCCGACCGCGTGTTTGACGAGAACTCGACATCACGAGGACCTGTCGCGAAAATTGATGAAGCGCCGAAGTTTAATTACAAAGAAGAGCGCAAACGTCTTGAGGCTGCGATCAAAAAAGCGCAAAAGCAGATTGAAGACTGCGACAAGAAGATTGCCGATCTTGGCAAAAAAAGAGATGCTTTAAATGAATCCTTGATGAACGCCAGCGGTGATAAAGCAGCAGGCCTTGCAAAAGAGCTGCATGAATTGAGCGGCTCCATCGAGAATCTCGAAGTCCTGATGTTGGAGGCCATGGAGGAACAGCATCGTGGCGAGGAAGAACTGAAAAGTCTTGTGGGGTCGTAG
- a CDS encoding ABC-F family ATP-binding cassette domain-containing protein, translating into MQNTYFQATGKSLTLEFPRGDILFSNISFTWNGPRCGLVGPNGVGKSTFAKILAGKVEATSGELKISHEVFYLSQSEERPALSVAEYLIELWESPATTPAQWGPLLESISLEASLQSLSGGEWTRVRIAHALIYSHGLLILDEPTNNLDVEARRHVTEFIKSYQSPLLVISHDRDLLNHVDCIWELSNQGLTSYGGNYSFYKEQKENEIALQEQAIDRARREKKKIEREYHEKLEMQEKRMRAGARKAEKGGIPKILLGGRKRRAQETQGRIHSNEEKRVEKSVAEFNEILSQAKISSVLGLELPQTGVPEGKLVFEVEELQITYPGRDPLWPEPLHFSMKGPRRKALAGKNGAGKSSFIKVLLNKVPAFLVVDGKVHRADIPWAYLDQEYSLLDMEKTVLENVFDTSAYDIVETRNRLARFQFFGDKVLQPVKTLSGGEKLKTALAKIFLAATPPQFLILDEPTNNLDLQSLEILEEALSAFEGALLVVSHDEVFLENIGIEEVCLLQS; encoded by the coding sequence ATGCAGAATACATATTTTCAGGCGACGGGAAAGTCGCTGACCCTCGAGTTTCCTCGAGGCGACATTTTATTTTCGAACATTTCATTCACTTGGAACGGGCCTCGCTGCGGTTTGGTCGGTCCTAATGGCGTTGGCAAAAGTACGTTTGCTAAGATCCTTGCCGGCAAAGTGGAAGCGACGTCGGGAGAACTCAAGATTTCCCACGAAGTTTTTTATCTTTCGCAGTCAGAAGAGCGGCCCGCCCTTTCGGTGGCGGAATACTTAATCGAGCTTTGGGAGAGTCCGGCGACAACGCCGGCTCAATGGGGTCCTTTATTGGAGTCCATCTCTTTGGAGGCGTCTTTGCAAAGTCTGAGTGGCGGTGAGTGGACACGGGTGCGTATCGCGCATGCGTTGATCTACAGTCATGGACTTTTGATTTTGGATGAACCTACGAACAATCTTGACGTCGAAGCGCGAAGGCATGTGACTGAGTTCATAAAGTCTTATCAAAGCCCTTTATTAGTGATCAGTCACGATCGCGATTTGCTTAATCATGTCGATTGTATATGGGAACTTTCCAATCAAGGTTTAACTTCTTACGGCGGCAATTACTCTTTTTATAAAGAGCAGAAGGAAAACGAAATCGCCTTGCAAGAACAAGCGATCGATCGCGCTCGCAGGGAAAAGAAAAAGATCGAGCGGGAATATCACGAAAAACTTGAGATGCAGGAAAAACGCATGCGAGCCGGAGCCCGCAAAGCCGAGAAAGGCGGTATTCCAAAGATCTTGTTGGGCGGACGCAAACGCAGAGCCCAGGAAACCCAAGGAAGAATCCACAGCAATGAGGAAAAGCGTGTGGAAAAATCAGTAGCTGAGTTTAATGAAATTCTCTCCCAGGCAAAGATCTCGAGCGTGTTGGGATTAGAGCTTCCGCAAACGGGTGTGCCAGAGGGCAAACTGGTTTTTGAAGTCGAAGAACTGCAAATCACTTATCCGGGAAGAGATCCACTCTGGCCCGAGCCACTGCATTTTTCGATGAAGGGCCCGCGGCGAAAAGCGTTGGCGGGAAAAAACGGAGCCGGTAAGAGCAGCTTTATCAAAGTTTTGTTGAATAAAGTGCCGGCATTTCTTGTGGTGGACGGAAAAGTTCATCGCGCTGATATTCCGTGGGCTTACTTGGATCAAGAGTATTCTCTCTTGGACATGGAAAAAACTGTGCTTGAAAATGTTTTTGATACCTCAGCCTATGATATCGTCGAAACCCGCAATCGTTTGGCGCGGTTTCAGTTCTTCGGAGACAAAGTGCTGCAACCGGTGAAGACGTTAAGCGGAGGAGAAAAACTCAAGACCGCATTAGCTAAGATATTCCTGGCGGCGACACCTCCGCAGTTTTTGATATTGGATGAGCCTACGAACAACTTAGACCTGCAAAGTCTGGAAATTTTGGAAGAAGCTCTCAGCGCTTTTGAAGGGGCTCTGCTGGTGGTTTCGCATGACGAAGTTTTTCTGGAAAATATCGGAATTGAGGAGGTCTGCCTTTTGCAATCTTAG
- the panB gene encoding 3-methyl-2-oxobutanoate hydroxymethyltransferase — protein sequence MKTILDFHEKKSKKQKISMITCYDYSFARIVADSNIDCILVGDSLAMTMHGHQTTLNASVNMLALHTAAVVRGAGEKFVIADLPFMSYRKGLTANMTSVEKIMKAGAHAVKLEGAAGNINLVRHLVDSGVPVMGHIGLTPQSVHQLGGFKVQGRDEKAQQKLKEQALQLQEAGAFSLVLECVPSKLAKEITASLDIPTIGIGAGPDCDGQVLVLQDMLGMNEGFKPKYLKTYFNGFATLKDVFNTYHNEVVASQFPTEKESYS from the coding sequence TGATTATTCTTTCGCTCGTATCGTCGCGGACAGCAATATCGATTGCATCCTGGTCGGAGATTCTTTGGCAATGACTATGCATGGTCATCAGACGACTTTGAACGCCTCCGTGAATATGCTGGCTTTACATACCGCTGCTGTCGTTCGTGGTGCCGGTGAAAAATTCGTCATCGCAGATCTTCCCTTCATGAGTTACCGCAAAGGTCTTACGGCAAACATGACGTCCGTTGAAAAAATCATGAAAGCGGGCGCGCACGCCGTGAAACTTGAAGGCGCGGCGGGAAACATCAACCTTGTTCGTCATCTCGTAGATTCGGGCGTGCCGGTGATGGGGCATATCGGTTTGACGCCTCAATCTGTACACCAACTTGGCGGGTTTAAAGTGCAAGGACGTGACGAAAAGGCCCAGCAGAAATTAAAAGAACAAGCTTTGCAATTACAAGAGGCCGGCGCTTTTTCCTTAGTCTTGGAATGCGTGCCTTCGAAACTTGCCAAAGAGATTACGGCGTCGTTGGACATTCCTACTATTGGTATCGGCGCAGGCCCTGATTGCGACGGCCAAGTTTTAGTCTTGCAGGATATGCTCGGCATGAATGAAGGCTTTAAACCTAAATATTTAAAAACTTATTTCAACGGTTTTGCGACTTTGAAAGATGTCTTCAATACTTACCACAATGAAGTCGTTGCGAGCCAATTCCCGACCGAGAAAGAGAGTTACTCATGA
- the panC gene encoding pantoate--beta-alanine ligase, which produces MTMILRSPQEFKAWRKQQPGKVGFVPTMGALHSGHEELIKQARQENDVVVLSIFVNPTQFNDPKDFEKYPLTWDQDFEMAKRNNVNAIFYPRYPEMYPDSYRYKVTENEYSKLLDGAHRPGHFDGVLSVVMKLFNIVAPHRAYFGEKDFQQLTLIKGMVESFFMDVEIVPVPTVREKDGLAMSSRNTRLSAEERTQAPEIFKAITGSKTAAEATRKLTELGFIVDYVTDIEDRRFVAAKLGEVRLIDNVKI; this is translated from the coding sequence ATGACAATGATCTTACGCTCTCCTCAAGAATTTAAGGCCTGGCGCAAACAACAGCCAGGCAAAGTGGGATTCGTTCCCACTATGGGCGCTTTGCACTCGGGCCATGAAGAGCTGATCAAGCAAGCTCGCCAAGAAAATGACGTCGTCGTTCTTTCGATCTTTGTAAATCCAACACAATTCAACGATCCCAAAGATTTTGAAAAGTATCCTTTAACTTGGGATCAAGATTTTGAGATGGCAAAACGAAATAACGTGAATGCGATTTTCTATCCGCGCTATCCCGAAATGTATCCGGACAGCTACCGCTATAAAGTCACAGAGAATGAATATTCTAAGTTATTAGATGGCGCGCACCGCCCGGGACATTTCGACGGCGTTCTTTCTGTTGTCATGAAGTTATTTAATATCGTTGCGCCTCATCGCGCCTATTTCGGCGAAAAAGATTTTCAACAACTGACTTTGATTAAAGGCATGGTGGAAAGCTTTTTCATGGATGTGGAAATCGTTCCCGTTCCCACTGTGCGCGAAAAAGACGGATTGGCGATGAGTTCACGCAATACGCGACTTAGTGCTGAAGAGCGCACCCAAGCTCCCGAGATTTTTAAAGCCATCACAGGTTCTAAAACAGCGGCCGAGGCGACTCGCAAACTGACGGAGTTGGGCTTTATTGTTGATTACGTAACGGATATTGAAGACCGTCGCTTTGTTGCCGCAAAACTGGGAGAAGTGAGGTTGATTGACAATGTCAAAATCTAA
- a CDS encoding DUF2799 domain-containing protein, with product MFRAFLLIACLSLTSCASYFKKKECESTNWFEHGKSVAMEGKWLNSDQLVNECRKVGADIQESQLDKGFKNGVEKYCSNTQAYLTGKNGDLFSRDICEGPQITFLISEHKRGLHDYCHKTNGFPAGTSGKKYKNVCPKELEPAFLVEYRKGRKKYVQSLINIKNDEINELEKKIRWKRSDLFSAENRLRMQQSEMSSLETQKNMLPIEAYQQRSQLDGQISSASTQLNSAKYEVSNLESDIRKIEKERNEKLAEVTALKEELPSLDPN from the coding sequence ATGTTTCGAGCGTTTTTGCTGATTGCATGTTTGAGTCTGACATCTTGTGCGAGTTACTTTAAAAAGAAAGAGTGCGAATCCACCAATTGGTTCGAGCACGGCAAAAGCGTCGCAATGGAAGGCAAATGGTTGAATTCAGATCAACTCGTCAATGAATGCCGTAAGGTCGGCGCTGACATTCAAGAGTCGCAACTCGATAAAGGCTTCAAAAACGGTGTAGAGAAATATTGTTCTAATACTCAAGCTTACCTGACAGGAAAGAACGGAGACTTGTTCTCTCGTGACATCTGTGAGGGGCCGCAAATCACGTTCCTTATTTCCGAACACAAAAGGGGCCTGCACGACTATTGCCATAAAACCAACGGCTTCCCTGCGGGAACTTCCGGTAAGAAATATAAAAACGTGTGTCCGAAGGAACTCGAGCCGGCATTTCTGGTGGAGTATCGTAAAGGTCGCAAGAAGTACGTTCAGTCTTTGATTAATATTAAAAATGACGAGATCAACGAACTGGAAAAGAAAATTCGCTGGAAACGTTCGGACTTATTTAGTGCTGAAAACCGCTTGCGTATGCAACAGTCTGAAATGTCATCTTTGGAAACACAAAAGAACATGCTTCCCATTGAAGCTTACCAACAGCGCAGCCAACTGGATGGACAAATCTCTTCAGCATCTACGCAGCTGAACTCGGCAAAATATGAAGTGTCGAACCTGGAAAGCGACATTCGGAAAATTGAAAAAGAAAGAAATGAGAAACTAGCGGAAGTCACAGCTCTTAAAGAAGAGCTGCCAAGTCTTGATCCAAACTAG
- the coaBC gene encoding bifunctional phosphopantothenoylcysteine decarboxylase/phosphopantothenate--cysteine ligase CoaBC — MSKSKVLFIMTGSIACYKACHVISRLVQNGCEVQVVATPSALKFVGNATLEGLTGKPVVSDMYAAGNVMDHIHLMRWADAIVVAPATASFLNKAAQGVGDDLVQTLFLAHDFKKPFLIAPAMNTSMYLHPVTQKSLETLRGMGLQILDTASGILACGEEGWGKLLEPDMILKFVLEALQKKSPAQEPAKDSRRTALSKVKVLITAGGTQEPIDTVRVISNLSSGRTGIALAEYMAQMGFEVTLLQAHGTPKTEHVSRRDYFTSFASLDEKMKEYLGSEDFTHVIHAAAVSDYSVDTIEAAGKKVRPFEVKKLSSDVDAMSIHLKRNHKIVDRLKTYSKNKSLQVIAFKLTSHASAEERQAAVEKLFKSSKADYVVHNDLAEIDIVQKTHKFTLISPTSSVVCDNLGVLVGELIQVLIPKEIL; from the coding sequence ATGTCAAAATCTAAAGTGCTCTTCATCATGACAGGTTCTATTGCCTGTTACAAAGCGTGCCACGTGATCTCTCGCTTGGTCCAAAATGGCTGCGAAGTGCAGGTCGTTGCAACCCCTTCTGCTTTGAAATTTGTCGGCAATGCCACATTGGAAGGTCTCACTGGCAAACCTGTCGTCAGCGATATGTATGCCGCTGGCAATGTCATGGATCATATTCATCTTATGAGATGGGCTGATGCAATTGTTGTAGCTCCGGCGACGGCGAGCTTTTTGAACAAGGCCGCTCAAGGTGTTGGTGACGATTTAGTCCAGACACTTTTCCTGGCGCATGATTTTAAAAAGCCTTTCCTGATTGCGCCCGCCATGAACACAAGCATGTACTTGCACCCGGTGACGCAAAAGTCCCTCGAAACTTTGCGCGGGATGGGCTTGCAAATCTTAGACACGGCTTCCGGAATTCTTGCTTGCGGTGAGGAAGGCTGGGGAAAACTTCTTGAGCCTGATATGATTCTGAAGTTTGTTCTTGAAGCTCTTCAGAAGAAATCTCCGGCACAGGAACCAGCCAAAGATTCACGTAGGACCGCTCTTTCCAAAGTTAAAGTGTTGATCACAGCGGGCGGAACGCAAGAACCCATTGATACTGTTCGGGTGATCAGTAATTTGAGCTCGGGTCGTACGGGAATTGCTTTAGCGGAGTACATGGCGCAAATGGGGTTTGAAGTCACTTTGCTGCAAGCTCACGGCACGCCAAAAACGGAACACGTGTCGCGCAGAGATTATTTCACAAGCTTTGCAAGTCTCGACGAGAAAATGAAAGAGTATCTTGGCAGCGAAGATTTCACGCACGTGATTCATGCAGCGGCAGTCAGCGACTATTCGGTCGACACGATCGAAGCGGCTGGAAAAAAGGTTCGTCCTTTCGAAGTGAAAAAACTCAGTTCGGATGTGGACGCTATGAGCATCCATTTGAAGCGCAATCATAAGATTGTGGATCGCTTAAAAACTTATTCAAAAAATAAATCCTTACAGGTTATCGCTTTCAAATTAACAAGCCATGCTTCAGCCGAGGAACGTCAAGCCGCTGTTGAAAAACTTTTTAAAAGTTCCAAAGCGGATTACGTCGTTCACAACGACTTAGCGGAAATTGATATCGTTCAAAAAACTCACAAATTCACTCTGATCAGTCCAACATCTTCGGTTGTCTGCGACAACCTCGGTGTTTTGGTGGGTGAACTTATTCAGGTTTTAATTCCCAAGGAAATTCTATGA
- the panD gene encoding aspartate 1-decarboxylase, which translates to MNLSMLRAKIHRATVTGADLDYEGSVSVCPDLIKASGLLINERVDIYNCNNGARFSTYVIKGKKGEICLNGAAARHVQRGDLVIICAYCGMNYDDAKKHEPTVVFVDAKNRVKEKRKEDRKNNK; encoded by the coding sequence ATGAACTTATCAATGCTTAGAGCTAAAATTCACCGTGCGACTGTGACAGGCGCAGACCTTGATTACGAAGGTTCTGTCAGTGTTTGTCCTGATCTTATCAAAGCTTCAGGTCTTTTGATCAATGAGCGCGTCGATATCTACAACTGCAACAACGGTGCGCGCTTTTCCACTTACGTGATTAAAGGAAAAAAAGGCGAAATCTGCCTGAACGGAGCTGCCGCTCGCCACGTTCAAAGAGGCGACCTGGTTATTATCTGTGCTTACTGCGGAATGAATTACGACGACGCGAAAAAGCATGAACCAACAGTGGTTTTTGTCGACGCAAAAAATCGCGTAAAAGAAAAACGCAAAGAAGATCGCAAGAATAATAAATAA
- a CDS encoding TonB-dependent receptor: MKTFFIVVSLFVALPAFAQENVPSFETVVEDVVFNTSSKIVIDEETIKESRAPSITSLLSSQANVTVVSTPFQPNSIFIRGGDASHVMIIVDGVPFYDASTIQRTFNLNSLDIKSVRRIEIVKGGQTVLYGGQALTGVIKIDTIPQEFKDQTGLMGQVGTQSFRDITATHTSALDESKAFLIRGHGAWRDAESPVLNSSETYPRNNWNAEGAYAWKGRVEGNLKGIFLQDRNFSPNASRLTNKVYDTEDFEQYTRQLGVSSHLKFNEMAWNPRLALSAQNSLREYTWPTIVPVDNPTGTEEDYGANLRTIRLDATPYAGEKLSIISGLSYIYEDFVFRNKGVEENNTFSEQRGLFTKADYQFAPGFSLAIGGRVENWSDEDPVGTYQIGVTLFKNTKLEVASGYKIPSLFQLYSRYGNPNLKAERGMQYSVLQEWQINENQNFSATLFYSEFTDLLQITGSPGNMKYDNISKSETRGIDITYTLKMTPESTVLATYGYQEPRDIQNDRWLLRRPLVNGSLKYLRNWNKHSGALEIVGSGTRSDFGSSGVVTLPGYVVANAAYTYSWNETLNFFTRLNNLADYRYEETYSFYAEGFSGSLGAEYWF, encoded by the coding sequence GTGAAAACGTTTTTTATCGTCGTGTCGTTGTTCGTTGCTCTTCCCGCTTTCGCTCAGGAAAACGTTCCTTCTTTCGAAACTGTCGTTGAAGACGTCGTCTTCAACACTTCCAGCAAAATCGTCATCGACGAAGAAACTATCAAAGAATCCCGCGCTCCCAGCATTACAAGTCTTCTTTCAAGTCAGGCCAATGTCACAGTGGTAAGCACACCTTTTCAACCCAACTCCATTTTCATTCGCGGAGGCGATGCAAGCCACGTTATGATCATCGTGGATGGAGTTCCTTTTTACGATGCTTCTACAATTCAAAGAACTTTTAATCTCAACTCCTTGGACATAAAATCTGTTCGTCGTATTGAGATTGTTAAGGGCGGACAGACAGTCCTTTATGGAGGACAAGCCCTTACAGGTGTCATTAAGATTGATACGATCCCACAAGAATTCAAAGATCAAACGGGTCTCATGGGACAGGTGGGAACACAGAGTTTCCGCGACATCACTGCCACACACACCAGTGCGCTCGATGAAAGCAAGGCGTTTCTCATTCGCGGTCACGGCGCTTGGAGAGATGCCGAATCTCCAGTCCTAAACTCCTCTGAAACTTACCCCCGAAACAACTGGAATGCCGAAGGAGCTTATGCATGGAAAGGCCGGGTCGAGGGAAACCTTAAGGGAATCTTTCTACAGGACAGAAACTTCTCACCGAACGCCAGCCGCCTGACTAATAAAGTTTACGACACAGAAGACTTCGAGCAGTATACGCGACAATTGGGTGTATCTTCTCACTTGAAGTTCAATGAGATGGCATGGAATCCGCGCCTTGCCCTGAGCGCACAAAATAGCCTACGTGAATACACTTGGCCTACCATCGTTCCTGTAGACAATCCAACGGGTACTGAAGAAGACTATGGTGCCAATCTCAGAACAATTCGTCTCGACGCGACACCTTACGCAGGCGAAAAACTCTCAATCATCTCCGGATTGAGTTACATTTATGAAGACTTCGTTTTTCGCAACAAAGGCGTCGAAGAGAATAACACTTTCTCTGAGCAACGAGGTCTTTTCACGAAAGCCGACTATCAGTTTGCACCGGGCTTCTCGCTTGCAATAGGGGGCCGAGTTGAAAACTGGAGCGACGAGGATCCTGTTGGCACTTACCAGATCGGTGTCACACTTTTTAAGAACACAAAACTCGAAGTGGCATCGGGATATAAAATTCCATCTCTTTTCCAACTGTATTCTCGTTACGGGAATCCGAATTTGAAGGCGGAGCGCGGAATGCAATACAGTGTCTTACAAGAGTGGCAAATCAATGAAAACCAAAACTTTTCCGCGACTTTGTTTTATTCTGAGTTTACCGATCTTCTGCAGATCACAGGATCACCCGGAAACATGAAGTACGACAATATCTCTAAATCAGAAACTCGCGGTATTGATATTACATACACTCTCAAAATGACGCCAGAGTCGACAGTCCTGGCTACATACGGTTACCAGGAACCGCGAGACATTCAGAATGACCGCTGGCTATTGCGCCGACCTCTAGTTAATGGAAGTCTCAAATACTTGCGGAACTGGAATAAACACTCAGGTGCTTTAGAGATTGTCGGCTCCGGCACTCGTTCCGATTTCGGCTCCTCAGGCGTTGTCACTCTTCCAGGTTACGTCGTTGCGAATGCGGCGTACACTTATAGCTGGAATGAAACTTTGAACTTCTTCACGCGTTTGAATAATCTTGCCGATTATCGTTATGAAGAAACTTACTCTTTCTATGCGGAAGGCTTCTCCGGATCTTTGGGTGCGGAGTATTGGTTCTAA
- a CDS encoding type III pantothenate kinase: MILCLDVGNTQIYAGLFEKDKMVLSFRKNSKSGASSDETGIFLRTAIRENGYDPAKVKQIAICSVVPEVIYSLRGACMKYFNINPFILQAGVKTGLKVKYRNPVEVGADRIANSIAATHLYPGKNLILVDLGTATTFCAVTKEKDYLGGSIVAGLRLCMEALESKTAKLPSVEIISMHEALGRSTVESIQSGLYYGHIGTIKEIVERITKESFHGEKPLVVGTGGFAYLFEKEKIFDEIVPDLVLKGMLIALQYNT; encoded by the coding sequence ATGATTCTTTGTCTTGATGTAGGTAATACGCAGATCTATGCCGGTCTGTTTGAAAAAGATAAAATGGTACTTTCATTCCGAAAAAACTCTAAAAGCGGGGCCTCTTCGGATGAAACGGGAATCTTTTTGCGTACGGCAATTCGTGAAAACGGTTATGATCCTGCGAAAGTAAAACAAATCGCCATCTGCAGCGTTGTTCCTGAAGTGATTTACTCTTTGCGTGGCGCTTGTATGAAATACTTCAATATCAATCCTTTTATTTTGCAAGCAGGAGTAAAAACAGGATTAAAAGTAAAGTATCGCAATCCCGTGGAAGTCGGCGCGGATCGTATTGCCAACTCTATTGCGGCGACTCATCTTTATCCAGGAAAGAATCTGATCCTGGTGGATCTGGGGACGGCAACGACATTCTGCGCGGTTACGAAAGAAAAAGATTATCTTGGCGGCTCCATCGTCGCGGGTCTGCGTCTGTGCATGGAGGCCTTGGAAAGTAAAACGGCGAAACTTCCGTCAGTAGAGATCATCTCTATGCATGAAGCTTTGGGCCGCTCTACGGTAGAAAGCATTCAATCCGGTCTCTATTACGGCCATATCGGCACCATAAAAGAGATTGTAGAAAGAATCACAAAAGAGAGCTTTCACGGAGAAAAGCCCCTAGTCGTTGGGACTGGAGGATTTGCATATTTATTTGAAAAAGAGAAAATATTCGATGAGATTGTCCCGGATTTAGTTCTCAAGGGCATGTTAATCGCTTTGCAATACAATACTTAA
- a CDS encoding energy transducer TonB: MKAQYWILISFCLHASLALFLGVSGWHESSSPEEVIDLTLTSPLGGPVKSAAPSSPPKAAKKTVVVSNAPTTSETVTPTATAEESISDNGDEEGATNTPVGWGEVTRFPKVAKEVKASYPEEAKKAGIDGPVILEVLIDSRGKVKDVQLVSGPGHGLNESAISALKQFEFLPAQKGADPVSVKIRYTYRFKLGVN; encoded by the coding sequence TTGAAAGCACAGTATTGGATTCTTATTTCATTTTGTCTTCACGCAAGTTTGGCCCTTTTTCTGGGTGTCTCGGGTTGGCATGAGTCTTCATCACCCGAGGAAGTGATCGATTTGACTTTGACATCTCCATTGGGCGGGCCGGTGAAATCAGCGGCGCCATCCTCACCACCGAAAGCCGCAAAAAAAACCGTTGTCGTATCGAATGCGCCAACAACTTCGGAAACGGTTACTCCAACGGCGACAGCTGAGGAGAGCATCTCGGACAATGGTGATGAAGAAGGCGCAACCAACACGCCCGTTGGCTGGGGCGAAGTCACACGCTTTCCGAAAGTCGCTAAAGAGGTGAAAGCTTCTTATCCCGAAGAGGCAAAAAAGGCGGGCATCGACGGCCCCGTGATTCTTGAAGTCTTGATCGATAGTCGCGGCAAGGTTAAGGACGTTCAACTCGTGAGCGGGCCCGGTCATGGATTGAACGAGTCTGCCATTTCCGCTCTTAAACAATTCGAATTTTTACCTGCACAAAAAGGTGCGGACCCCGTTTCAGTCAAAATCAGATATACATATCGCTTTAAGTTAGGTGTGAATTAG